From the Bacteroidia bacterium genome, one window contains:
- a CDS encoding M28 family peptidase has translation MKRFKILLVFLALPSLLSAQSDAVRERIAGSAFLHNDSFDMLMRLSDEAGGRWIGSAQNELGMDILQEELRRQGLEPRKEGFDVPGWMRGADEVRMLVPSDRVFRAVALGYVESTPQFEAQLRWANRGTAADFDTVDVRGHIALLTQEAPAGAEELLRAEAIVHAAKAGAKAVLFINDKKGRMTLSGMSNFHGEPAAVPAFSLTWEEGQRLLRLLRRGVEVRMRITTQSRCLPVKSANVVCTLPGKRPEKIVVGAHFDSWDVGQGSIDNGLGTAILFDVARILRALSPENERTVEFVWFNGEEMGLWGSRRYVEQHKDEPIAVMINMDMTGSPRGFNAMGNEHLLPLLRGLLPQLRGFDMSRGVASVPWTNSDHQPFMLAGIPAITPMGHLDKEMVETYHDFGDTFDLVNRRYLSEAAAVVAILTHELANTPDALMLRRSPAETRDWLVKYGLDKRLKKQGEWTFD, from the coding sequence ATGAAACGATTCAAGATCCTTCTCGTCTTCCTTGCCCTCCCGTCACTGCTGAGCGCACAGAGCGACGCAGTACGCGAACGCATCGCCGGATCGGCTTTTTTACACAACGATTCATTCGATATGCTGATGCGGCTGAGCGATGAAGCAGGAGGACGGTGGATCGGATCGGCGCAGAATGAACTCGGCATGGACATCCTCCAGGAGGAATTGCGCCGTCAGGGTCTGGAGCCGCGGAAGGAAGGATTCGACGTTCCCGGTTGGATGCGCGGGGCGGATGAGGTGCGCATGCTCGTTCCCTCGGACCGCGTATTTCGTGCTGTGGCGTTGGGGTATGTGGAAAGTACGCCGCAGTTCGAAGCGCAGCTGCGCTGGGCCAATCGCGGCACCGCGGCGGATTTCGATACTGTGGACGTGCGCGGACATATCGCATTGCTCACGCAGGAAGCCCCGGCGGGAGCGGAAGAATTGCTGCGGGCCGAGGCCATCGTCCATGCCGCGAAGGCTGGCGCAAAGGCGGTGCTGTTCATCAATGACAAGAAAGGACGGATGACGCTCTCGGGCATGAGCAACTTCCACGGCGAACCCGCGGCTGTTCCCGCATTCAGTCTCACCTGGGAAGAAGGTCAGCGCCTGCTGCGATTGCTGCGGCGCGGTGTCGAGGTGCGTATGCGCATCACGACGCAGTCGCGCTGCTTGCCGGTGAAAAGCGCCAATGTGGTCTGTACGCTTCCGGGTAAACGGCCGGAAAAAATCGTCGTCGGCGCGCATTTTGATTCCTGGGATGTCGGGCAGGGTTCGATAGACAACGGCCTGGGCACGGCGATTCTCTTCGATGTCGCGCGCATCCTTCGAGCGCTCTCCCCGGAAAACGAGAGGACGGTGGAGTTCGTCTGGTTCAACGGCGAAGAAATGGGTCTCTGGGGTTCCCGGCGCTACGTGGAGCAGCACAAGGATGAGCCGATAGCCGTCATGATCAACATGGACATGACGGGTTCGCCGCGCGGCTTCAACGCCATGGGCAACGAGCATTTGCTGCCGCTGTTGCGTGGCCTGCTTCCGCAGCTGCGCGGTTTCGACATGTCGCGCGGCGTTGCAAGCGTGCCATGGACCAACAGCGACCATCAGCCGTTCATGCTGGCCGGCATCCCCGCAATCACACCGATGGGACATCTCGACAAGGAAATGGTGGAAACCTATCATGATTTCGGCGACACCTTCGACCTCGTCAACCGCCGCTATCTTTCCGAAGCAGCCGCAGTCGTCGCCATTCTCACGCACGAGCTTGCCAACACACCCGACGCCCTCATGCTGCGCCGCTCTCCTGCCGAAACCCGCGATTGGCTGGTGAAATACGGACTCGACAAACGGCTGAAAAAGCAGGGTGAATGGACTTTTGATTGA
- a CDS encoding MFS transporter, with amino-acid sequence MRFVYCAETFFRISRGTPSMHDTAKQPPSPIRELIDPFINIVRAPRALWGVNAAYFLEGLCYFGILTLLAIHFNRDVGLSDIEAGPVVGFFTGGITLAMFFFGELSDRWGVRRALAVSLLLMIGGRVLLSGSSVFGGWGIGSPMFFAALGGLLLVVLGYGMYMPASYAAVRQFTTKKNAAMGYAMLYALMNLGAFLPGLMSPPMRASFGIRGVFWAYTALTLLSLASILFIMTKKSIRDAAITEDAESVKKDKQPFHFITWLREHPLRDSRFSFFIFILIPVQTLFAHQWLTMPQYVERSFPGWVSENMELFVNINPVLIFILTPIVTALTHKVDVYRMMIIGTLVMAAPTFFLAVGASVEFLFAYILLMSVGEAMWQPRFLQLAAELAPEGKTGLYMGIAQFPWFLTKMLTGLYSGYMLSVYCPEVGARDTEFLWLLYGLIAMISPIALYLARGWMAGKLKTSGQLQHD; translated from the coding sequence CTGCGATTCGTATATTGTGCGGAGACTTTTTTCCGAATCTCACGCGGAACCCCATCCATGCACGACACCGCGAAGCAGCCTCCGAGTCCCATTCGCGAACTCATCGACCCTTTCATCAACATCGTCCGGGCACCACGCGCCCTGTGGGGCGTCAACGCAGCCTACTTCCTCGAGGGGTTGTGCTATTTCGGCATACTGACCCTGCTGGCGATACATTTCAACCGCGATGTGGGACTGAGCGACATCGAAGCCGGTCCCGTCGTCGGCTTCTTCACCGGCGGCATCACGCTGGCCATGTTTTTCTTCGGCGAACTCTCGGACCGCTGGGGTGTGCGGCGCGCTCTTGCCGTTTCGCTGCTGCTGATGATCGGTGGGCGCGTGCTGCTTTCCGGCTCGTCTGTCTTCGGAGGATGGGGTATCGGCTCACCCATGTTTTTTGCGGCTCTCGGGGGATTGCTGCTCGTCGTGTTGGGATACGGTATGTACATGCCCGCCTCCTACGCCGCCGTGCGACAATTCACCACGAAAAAGAACGCGGCAATGGGATACGCCATGCTCTACGCACTGATGAACCTCGGGGCCTTTCTCCCGGGTCTGATGTCGCCGCCCATGCGCGCGAGTTTCGGCATACGGGGCGTGTTCTGGGCGTATACCGCGCTCACGCTGCTGAGTCTGGCGAGCATTCTTTTCATCATGACGAAAAAATCCATACGCGATGCCGCGATCACGGAGGACGCGGAGTCCGTAAAAAAGGATAAGCAGCCCTTTCATTTCATCACCTGGCTTCGTGAGCATCCCCTGCGCGACAGCCGCTTCTCCTTCTTCATCTTCATCCTCATCCCTGTGCAGACGCTGTTCGCCCATCAATGGCTCACCATGCCGCAGTACGTGGAGAGGTCCTTTCCCGGTTGGGTCAGCGAGAACATGGAGCTCTTCGTCAATATCAATCCCGTACTGATCTTCATACTGACTCCGATTGTGACCGCGCTGACGCATAAAGTGGATGTGTACCGGATGATGATTATCGGTACCCTGGTGATGGCGGCACCGACATTCTTCCTCGCAGTCGGCGCCAGCGTGGAATTCCTTTTCGCCTACATTCTGCTGATGTCTGTCGGCGAGGCGATGTGGCAACCCCGTTTTCTCCAGCTCGCCGCGGAGCTGGCACCCGAGGGCAAGACAGGGCTGTACATGGGCATCGCCCAGTTCCCGTGGTTCCTGACCAAGATGCTGACAGGACTCTATTCGGGATACATGCTCTCCGTGTACTGCCCCGAGGTTGGTGCGCGGGACACCGAGTTCCTCTGGCTGCTGTACGGCCTCATCGCCATGATAAGCCCCATAGCGCTGTACCTCGCGCGCGGATGGATGGCGGGAAAGCTGAAAACGAGCGGACAACTGCAGCACGACTGA
- a CDS encoding carbohydrate binding family 9 domain-containing protein: MIPSIASVALGVLLWAMSPYLHGQGLEGASARLVAASRCLDRTPRLDGVLDDACWLKASPATDFVLKEPREGAEPSLRTEVRFVYDDKALYVGARMYHDDVTEIVSTLSRRDNAGNSERIIISLDTYGDKRTSYSFCVTADGVRVEYYHSEDQEFSRDHSFDPVWEAAVSRDAVGWSAEMRIPFSQLRFNSRDELSWGLNMNRYVPSRNEDMYWVLIPKSETGWASRFGTLTGIRGIAPSSRIELFPYLSTDFTHSGTHDPANPLSTQSTWQGGAGVDMKMGLGPNLTLDATINPDFGQVEADPATVNLSAYEIYYDERRPFFIEGSQLLKGRGPNYFYSRRIGAPPRLTSDAPYSAKTSNTTILGAAKVSGRLQSGFSLGALTALTAREFVETWDPATSTRGETQVAPMSGYGVVRALQEIDAEGSSAGVILAGVKRDLADPKAESILTRNAVSGGADWKIRFNSGVYELNGFAGFSHVQGSSDAIALIQLSPAHYFQRPDATHVSFDPTRTSLTGYTAALNFSKIGGKNWLWGAGITAESPEFEINDTGRLQSTDDIEASTSLTYRETEPGALFHAWSLGVSQVAGWNFGGTHRFTTANLELAGTFKNFWTSAFVINYGARGVSDELTRGGPLMDAGAGINYYWSFHNNYADDFRWSGGVSGFNDETDSWNFVIDGSFALRLRGNLELSLVPSFIRQISTRQYIGTFDRGDARTYGKRYVFSTIDQATLVSRFRVNYAFTPDLTLEVYMEPFASNGRFTAFGEMAEGGERDLRIYGTDGSSLTLSEDGTSYTVREAGQPVLTLNNPDFKILSFRSNVVLRWEWLRGSTLFLVWQQNRSNYDMDGATIGPRHLLHSIDSPGDNFFAMKISYWLPVS, encoded by the coding sequence ATGATCCCAAGTATTGCGTCCGTCGCTCTGGGCGTGCTACTTTGGGCAATGTCACCATACCTTCATGGGCAAGGTCTGGAAGGCGCCTCCGCACGTCTCGTCGCCGCCTCCCGCTGCCTCGACCGCACGCCCCGTCTCGACGGTGTGCTCGATGATGCTTGCTGGCTCAAAGCCTCTCCGGCGACCGATTTTGTGTTGAAGGAACCGCGCGAGGGTGCCGAACCCTCGCTCCGCACAGAGGTCCGCTTCGTGTACGACGACAAGGCTCTGTATGTGGGGGCGCGTATGTACCACGACGATGTCACGGAAATCGTGTCCACCCTCTCGCGCAGGGACAATGCAGGGAATTCAGAGCGTATCATCATATCACTCGACACTTACGGCGACAAACGCACCTCGTATTCCTTCTGTGTTACAGCGGATGGCGTACGGGTCGAGTACTATCATTCCGAAGATCAGGAATTCAGCCGCGATCATTCGTTTGATCCGGTCTGGGAAGCTGCTGTCTCACGCGATGCTGTCGGTTGGAGTGCCGAAATGCGCATCCCGTTCTCCCAGCTCCGTTTCAATAGCCGTGATGAGCTTTCGTGGGGACTGAACATGAATCGCTATGTCCCGTCGCGCAACGAGGATATGTACTGGGTACTGATCCCGAAAAGCGAAACCGGCTGGGCGTCGCGCTTCGGGACGCTGACCGGTATCCGCGGTATCGCACCCTCATCACGTATCGAGCTGTTCCCCTATTTGTCCACCGACTTCACGCACAGCGGCACACATGACCCGGCGAATCCGCTCTCCACACAGAGCACATGGCAGGGAGGTGCCGGTGTCGACATGAAAATGGGGCTCGGTCCCAATCTCACACTCGACGCAACAATCAATCCTGATTTTGGGCAGGTGGAGGCGGATCCGGCGACGGTCAATCTGTCCGCCTACGAAATTTATTATGACGAACGCCGGCCCTTTTTCATCGAAGGCAGTCAGCTGCTCAAAGGGCGCGGGCCCAATTATTTCTACTCCCGCCGCATCGGAGCGCCGCCGCGATTGACGTCCGATGCACCCTATTCGGCAAAGACGTCAAACACCACGATTCTCGGTGCCGCGAAGGTAAGCGGCCGCTTGCAGTCAGGATTCTCGTTGGGTGCACTCACGGCACTGACCGCGCGCGAATTTGTCGAGACCTGGGATCCCGCGACGTCCACGCGCGGCGAGACACAGGTTGCACCCATGTCCGGCTATGGCGTCGTACGGGCATTGCAGGAAATCGACGCCGAAGGTTCGTCCGCCGGTGTGATTCTTGCCGGTGTGAAACGGGATCTGGCGGATCCCAAAGCGGAGAGCATACTGACACGCAACGCGGTGAGCGGCGGTGCGGATTGGAAAATTCGTTTCAACAGCGGGGTGTATGAGCTCAATGGCTTCGCGGGCTTCAGTCACGTGCAAGGCAGTTCGGACGCCATCGCGCTGATTCAGCTTTCCCCGGCGCATTACTTTCAGCGGCCCGATGCCACGCATGTTTCCTTTGATCCGACGCGCACTTCTTTGACCGGTTACACGGCAGCACTGAATTTTTCGAAGATCGGCGGGAAAAACTGGCTGTGGGGTGCGGGCATCACGGCCGAATCGCCGGAGTTCGAGATCAACGACACGGGACGACTGCAGTCTACCGACGATATCGAGGCCTCGACCTCTCTCACCTATCGCGAGACGGAACCCGGCGCGCTGTTCCACGCCTGGAGCTTGGGCGTCAGCCAGGTCGCCGGATGGAACTTCGGTGGCACGCATCGCTTCACCACAGCAAATCTTGAACTCGCGGGAACATTCAAGAATTTCTGGACGAGCGCGTTCGTCATCAATTACGGCGCACGGGGCGTGAGCGACGAACTCACACGCGGCGGCCCGTTAATGGATGCCGGCGCCGGGATCAACTACTATTGGAGCTTCCACAACAACTACGCGGATGACTTCCGCTGGTCCGGCGGTGTGTCCGGCTTCAACGACGAAACGGATTCATGGAATTTCGTCATCGACGGCTCCTTCGCACTGCGCCTGCGAGGGAATCTGGAACTCTCCCTCGTACCCAGTTTCATACGGCAGATCAGCACCCGGCAGTATATCGGCACATTTGACCGTGGCGATGCGCGCACCTACGGAAAACGCTACGTGTTCTCGACCATTGATCAGGCGACGCTCGTGAGCCGCTTCCGCGTAAACTACGCCTTCACTCCGGATTTGACGCTTGAAGTGTACATGGAACCTTTCGCCTCCAATGGCAGATTCACCGCCTTCGGCGAAATGGCGGAAGGCGGCGAACGCGACCTGCGGATCTACGGCACGGACGGAAGCAGCCTGACCTTGTCGGAGGATGGAACTTCCTATACCGTGCGGGAAGCGGGACAGCCGGTGTTGACGCTCAACAACCCGGATTTCAAGATCCTTTCATTCCGTTCCAATGTCGTGCTGCGATGGGAGTGGCTGCGCGGCAGTACGCTCTTTCTCGTTTGGCAACAAAACCGCTCGAACTACGATATGGACGGTGCCACCATCGGACCCAGGCATCTTCTGCATTCCATTGACAGTCCGGGAGATAATTTCTTCGCCATGAAAATCTCTTACTGGCTGCCCGTCTCCTGA
- a CDS encoding FAD-dependent oxidoreductase: MTSVSNTQEPTCLIIGAGIAGLSAGRELHRQGIHVTILEKARGVGGRMATRRFAGGVFDHGTQYFAPASAWFQTRIDEWVRDGYSREWFRVSQYEMDPRFVSAARYCGLPAMTAIPKHLAEGLDLHTEVRVSALRQAQEQWQAVTVEGQEYHAQACILTAPLPQSLEIIAHSDIDELPDLGDLRDVTYNPCITVLATCAQAPSLPDNGVLELAEGVVLRIMDNHRKGISPDCHAVTIHASADFSREHFDSDPAVSGALLLEAALPLLGVPVREWQAHRWRFSTVPNPVDAPYFSVREAPPLILAGDAFGNNGVEGAARSGLRAAQHVRDCFARLSR; encoded by the coding sequence ATGACTTCAGTTTCCAACACGCAGGAACCAACCTGCCTCATTATCGGTGCCGGCATCGCCGGGTTGTCCGCCGGCAGGGAATTGCACCGCCAGGGCATTCACGTGACCATTCTCGAGAAAGCCCGCGGGGTAGGGGGACGCATGGCGACGCGCCGTTTCGCCGGTGGAGTATTTGATCATGGCACCCAGTACTTCGCACCCGCCAGTGCCTGGTTTCAGACACGTATTGATGAGTGGGTGCGCGACGGGTACTCCCGCGAATGGTTCAGAGTCAGTCAGTATGAAATGGATCCACGCTTCGTTTCCGCCGCCCGGTATTGCGGATTACCCGCCATGACGGCGATACCGAAGCATCTCGCCGAGGGGCTCGATCTTCATACCGAGGTGCGTGTAAGCGCATTGCGGCAGGCACAAGAGCAGTGGCAAGCGGTGACGGTGGAGGGACAGGAGTATCACGCACAGGCCTGCATACTCACCGCTCCGCTGCCGCAGTCGTTGGAAATCATTGCCCACTCCGATATCGACGAACTGCCGGATCTCGGGGACCTGCGCGACGTCACGTACAATCCGTGCATCACCGTTCTGGCGACGTGCGCGCAGGCTCCCTCTCTGCCGGACAATGGTGTGCTCGAGCTCGCTGAGGGTGTGGTGCTGCGCATCATGGACAATCACCGCAAGGGCATTTCGCCCGATTGCCACGCAGTGACCATTCATGCTTCCGCGGATTTCAGCCGGGAGCATTTCGACAGTGATCCGGCCGTCAGCGGCGCCTTGCTTCTTGAAGCCGCGCTGCCGTTGCTGGGTGTTCCGGTACGCGAATGGCAGGCGCACCGCTGGAGGTTCAGTACCGTGCCCAATCCTGTCGACGCCCCGTATTTTTCCGTGCGCGAGGCGCCGCCGCTCATCCTTGCCGGCGACGCGTTCGGCAACAACGGTGTGGAAGGCGCGGCGCGTTCGGGACTTCGTGCCGCGCAGCACGTTCGCGATTGTTTTGCGAGGTTGAGCAGATGA
- a CDS encoding right-handed parallel beta-helix repeat-containing protein, which yields MLMRSAVFAFVAALGLHHAVVARQVPVSSYTTLRDACQNALPGDTIVVAAGTYTITGASRIMISGRPGPVLLRGATGNPQDVVIRGQGQDNNAVQMVFNLDNAPAWTFRDITVKDSYYHGFKFDHASTDCALIRVVMRDHGESGVKGTSDPTAGSYPDRLLIDSCDIGFTQPTGGTRSVVEGVDGVGVNDWVIRNSRFVNVQKNGAPAYAIFTKGNSSNTVIENNRFENCFIGASFGGGGTGAQFFRDNDQTYEHRNGIIRNNLIIRCTDAGVYINKGVNCRIYNNTLFECVLTIQLRFSQSSGDVRNNLVLRAPSNPSEPVVRLRDGAVLLGSGANLAASTADFVQSSGSPAQLDLHLAASSQAIDAGNPLPVDVPFDFEGQRRPAGSGWDVGADELGLIPVELRTFSAVLHDNGVLLRWRTETETENFGFEVQRAVGNAEFEVLGFEPGNGTAAEAREYTFLDTDALAVGSSRRRYRLRQIDFNGSSVLGPVIEVRSDGVELPLSLVSLAVWPNPASGLVRASIESTEQGTLWLHDVCGREFHEWALEPGTQVISIPLPKEGVFYLVAQCGAARRVLTVIAR from the coding sequence ATGCTGATGCGAAGTGCTGTTTTCGCGTTCGTGGCCGCTCTCGGCCTTCACCACGCCGTCGTTGCACGCCAGGTCCCCGTTTCCAGTTACACCACCCTCCGCGATGCGTGTCAGAACGCGCTTCCGGGCGACACCATCGTCGTCGCGGCCGGAACCTACACGATCACCGGGGCGTCGCGCATCATGATCAGCGGCCGACCGGGTCCCGTCCTCCTTCGTGGCGCCACCGGCAATCCGCAAGATGTTGTCATTCGCGGACAGGGGCAGGACAACAACGCGGTGCAGATGGTGTTCAATCTGGACAACGCACCCGCCTGGACCTTCCGCGATATCACGGTCAAGGATTCGTATTATCACGGTTTCAAATTCGATCATGCCTCGACGGATTGCGCGTTGATCAGGGTCGTGATGCGGGATCATGGCGAATCCGGCGTTAAAGGCACGAGTGATCCCACCGCAGGCAGCTACCCGGACCGGTTGCTCATCGACAGCTGCGATATCGGCTTCACGCAACCGACCGGCGGCACACGCTCGGTCGTTGAAGGGGTGGACGGAGTAGGCGTCAACGATTGGGTGATCCGCAACAGCCGTTTCGTGAATGTGCAGAAAAATGGCGCGCCCGCGTATGCCATTTTCACTAAAGGAAATTCCTCGAATACCGTCATAGAAAACAATCGCTTCGAGAACTGTTTCATCGGAGCGTCCTTCGGTGGCGGTGGTACCGGGGCGCAATTTTTTCGTGACAACGACCAGACCTATGAACATCGCAACGGCATCATTCGCAACAACCTCATCATACGCTGCACCGATGCCGGCGTGTACATCAACAAGGGTGTGAACTGCCGGATTTACAACAACACATTGTTCGAATGTGTGCTGACGATACAGCTTCGCTTTTCGCAGAGCAGTGGTGACGTGCGGAACAATCTGGTTCTGCGCGCCCCGTCGAATCCCTCGGAACCCGTCGTTCGTCTGCGCGACGGCGCCGTGCTGCTCGGATCGGGCGCCAATCTCGCCGCTTCGACGGCGGATTTCGTGCAGTCCTCCGGTTCACCGGCGCAGCTCGACCTCCATCTGGCCGCATCGTCGCAGGCTATAGACGCGGGGAATCCGTTGCCTGTCGACGTTCCTTTCGATTTCGAAGGACAACGGCGCCCGGCGGGCAGCGGCTGGGATGTTGGCGCTGATGAACTGGGACTGATTCCTGTCGAATTGCGCACATTCTCCGCTGTCCTCCACGACAACGGGGTGCTGTTGCGCTGGCGTACGGAGACGGAAACCGAGAATTTCGGTTTCGAGGTCCAGCGAGCGGTGGGAAACGCCGAATTTGAAGTGTTGGGTTTCGAACCAGGCAACGGCACCGCTGCCGAAGCGCGAGAATACACGTTTCTGGATACGGATGCTTTGGCTGTCGGCAGTTCGAGACGCCGCTATCGGCTTCGGCAAATTGATTTCAATGGTTCCTCCGTGCTCGGTCCCGTTATCGAGGTGCGATCCGACGGGGTGGAACTCCCTCTATCCCTTGTATCCCTCGCAGTGTGGCCGAATCCCGCTTCCGGGCTTGTGCGTGCATCCATCGAGAGCACTGAGCAGGGGACACTGTGGCTCCACGACGTTTGTGGACGGGAGTTCCACGAGTGGGCTCTTGAACCGGGGACGCAGGTTATTTCCATCCCGCTTCCGAAAGAAGGAGTTTTTTATCTCGTAGCGCAATGCGGAGCCGCCCGTCGAGTATTGACAGTGATAGCACGCTGA